In the Microcoleus sp. AS-A8 genome, TTAACGTCTGACGGCAAGCATTGTGATTGTGAATTACCCCTAGTGAGAGCTACACTAGGGGCTTCCCAAGCCCAAGGAGTAACCCCCTTGGTGTCCCCGTCTTTCAACAGGCTCTTTGGGCGTAGATTTCGGCAATTCCTGCCGTATTTGAGGGTCTGAAAATATCAAGATATTCGTGGATGCGTTGATATCTCGGTCGTGGTGCGTATCACACTCTGGACAAATCCATTCTCTGACATGCAGTGTTAGATTTTCATGAATATATCCACACTTAGAACAACGCTTGGAACTGGGAAAGAACCTATCTAGCTTGCGAATTTCACAGCCGTAGAGTTTTCCTTTGTACTCCAGCATTGTCAAGAATTGACCCCAACTAGCATCGAAGAGCGCTTGTGCAAGCTTGTGATTTTTTACCATGCCTTTGATATGCAAATCTTCCACCGCCACAACTTGGTTATCGCACGTTAACTGTAGAGAGAGTTTGTGTTGCATATCTAGGCGTTGGTTGGCTACTTTTTCATGCGCTCTTGCGACAAGGTGTCGCTGCTTGTTTCGGTTGTTTGAACCTTTAACTTTACGAGAAAAAGAACGTTGTAGCCGTTTCAAGCGCTTTAATGCACGCTTGTAAAATCTAGGATTTGGATACTTTTTACCCTCACTGGTAATTAAAAAATCTTTCAACCCCAAATCAGCGCCAATCTTCCCACCATTTAGGGGAGCTTCATGAGGTTCGTACTCTACCCAAATAGATGCATAGTACTTACCTGTAGGAGTTTTACTGATAGTAACACTGCTAGGCGTTCCCTCCATTTCCCGATG is a window encoding:
- the tnpB gene encoding IS200/IS605 family element RNA-guided endonuclease TnpB, which gives rise to MANKGYKFRLYPTPEQESYLAKCFGCSRFVYNHFLRLTTDTYAESKQHLKYGDTAKLLTTLKKDEHFSWLTEVNSQSLQQSLKDLESAFVRFFKKLGNFPVFKKKRNRQSFRVPQHWSITSDGMLKLPKMQPIKMVQHREMEGTPSSVTISKTPTGKYYASIWVEYEPHEAPLNGGKIGADLGLKDFLITSEGKKYPNPRFYKRALKRLKRLQRSFSRKVKGSNNRNKQRHLVARAHEKVANQRLDMQHKLSLQLTCDNQVVAVEDLHIKGMVKNHKLAQALFDASWGQFLTMLEYKGKLYGCEIRKLDRFFPSSKRCSKCGYIHENLTLHVREWICPECDTHHDRDINASTNILIFSDPQIRQELPKSTPKEPVERRGHQGGYSLGLGSP